Below is a genomic region from Nocardioides panacis.
TCGACCCCACCCGGAGCCAGACCTCCTCCTCGGTCAGCCCGGTCCCGTCGGCCACGGCACGGACGATCTGGTGGGTACGGCTGGTCGGGCTCACGGTGTCGCCTCCGGGACGGGCGGATGGTCGCCGACCACCCTCTCCCGCCCGGGCCGGCCCCACCTCACCCCCTGCGGACGACCCGCCAGAGTCGCCGGGTGGGCGGGAGGTTGACGCGGACGCGGAGGCTGCCGAGAGTGGAGACATGATCCGTCTTCTCTCTCACATGCCGGCCGGCGTGCTCGGGCTGGAGGCGGTCGACGACGTGGAGAAGGAGGACTACGAGAACGTCGTCGTCCCCGCGATCGAGGCGGCCGTCGCGGAGCACGGCAAGGTCCGCCTCGTCTACGTCCTCGGGCCGGAGTTCGACGACTACGAGGGCGAGGCCGTCTGGGAGGACCTCAAGCTCGGCGCGCGGCACCCGACGGCGTTCGAGCGGATGGCCGTCGTGACCGATGCGCGCTGGGCCGGGCCGGCGATCAAGGTGCTCAGCCTGCTGTGGCCGGGGCAGGCGCGCGCGTTCCCGTTCGCCGACCTGGAGGCCGCGAAGCGCTGGGCCGCCGAGGACGCCGGCTGACCCGGCGTGCCCGCTACGGGTTCGCCCAGTCCTCGCGGAGCCGCCTGCACAGCGCCCAGATCACCGCGACGTCCACGGCGATGATGGTCAGCGCCCACAGCGGGTAGTAGGGCATGAACAGGAACTGGGTGAGCGCCGACAGCGCGGCCAGGAAGATGCCGGTGAAGAACGCCCAGGACTGGCCCGCGACGATCGCGATGCCGGTCGCCACGGCGAGCGCGCCGACCACGAGGTGGAACCACCCCCACACGGTCAGGTCGAACTCGTAGACGTACTGCGGCGTGGACGCGTAGACCTTGTCCTTGCGGACGGCGGAGACCCCTTCGAAGAACTGGAAGAGCCCCGCGGTGGCCAGGATGATCCCGCCGAAGAGCGAGACCCCGTGGGCCAGCCCGCTGCGGGCGAGGATGTCGTCGTCGGTGCTTGCCATGGCGGTCCCCTTCGCTGCCGGCTCCCGACGCTAGGGGCGGTGGGGCGGCCCCGTCATCATCCGGGTCGGACGAGACCTGGGCGGCCGGTGGCGGGTCAGTCCCAGCCGGTGAGGGTCGAGGAGCTGCTGGCGCAGAACACCAGGCCCTCGGGGTCCTCCAGCACCGCCCACGTGTCCGGGTTCGCCAGCGTGTCCGGGTCCTGGCGGAACTCGACCAGGCGCGCCCCGAGCCCGGTCAGGCGGTCCACCTCGTCGGTGAGGGGTCCGTCGGTGACCACGTCCAGGTGGAGGCGGTTCTTCTGGGTCCGGGGCTCGGGGACCTTCATGAAGTAGAGAGGAGCAGCCAGCCCGGCCGGGTCGCGCACCAGGAACTCCTCGGTGTTGCGCTCGACCACCTCGTAGGACAGCACCTGGGACCAGAACCCCGCCTGCCGGCCCGGCTCGGCGCAGTCCACGACGACCGCGAGCAGCGATGCCGACACGACGCCCACCTCCTGGCTGTCAGATGCCCCCCTCACGCCATGCTGCCACCGCGGACCCGGGCCCGGAAGCCTGTCCCGCTCGCCTGCACGCGGGGCCGGAACAGCAGCAGCGTCACCGCGGACAGCCAGACCAGCGCGAGCAGCAGCGCGGTCAGCACGTCGGTCAGGTGGTGGGCGCCCTGGTACATCCGGGCGGCCATCGTGAGGACCGGGACGAGCGCGAGGAGCAGGGTGGCCGGGCGCGACACCCGGGTGAACGTCCAGAGCAGGAGCAGCAGCGTCCACACCACGGCCGTCGACGTCATCGTGTGACCGGACGGGAAGCTGTGGTCCGGCACCAGCCCCTTGTCGAGGATCTCGACGGGCGGCCGGTCCCGCGGGTCGAGCTGGGTCGCGACGAGGTAGACGCCGAGCAGGCCGCCGTACCCGACGGCGACGAAGGCGAACGGCACCCAGGTCCGGCGCCACAGCGAGAAGCCGACGCCGAGCAGCAGCAGCGCGACGATGCCCGCGAGGGTGTCCCCGAGGAAGGTGCCCACCTCGGCCACCGTGTCGAGCGTCGGGGTGCGCTGGTCGGCGAACCAGCGAGCGAGGTCGTTCTCCCGGACGCCGACCGAGCCGGCCAGCGGGCCGGTGAGCAGCCGGCCGACGCCGACCACGGCGGCGCACAGCACCAGCCAGCAGGCGGCGAGCAGACCGGCCGTGCGTGCGGTGGAGGGCGCGGAGCGGTTCAGCTGAGACCGCCCCCGCCCCGGACGTTCGTGCTGCCGGCGCGACCGGCGAGCAGGTCGCGGATCTCGGTCAGCAGCGCGATGTCGGGTGCCGGGGGAGTGGGCTCCTCGCCCCTCGACATCCGCTCCTGCAGCTTGTTGTAGGGCGTCACGACCAGGAAGTAGACGACCGCGGCCATGATCAGGAACGAGATCACGGCGGTCAGCCAGGCGCCGATCGAGATGCCGCCGGGGCTGTAGCTGGAGAAGTCCGGGGTGCCGCCCACCTTGCCGACGAGGTCCATGATCAGCGCGACGGTGGCGGTGACCACGGTGGCGAACGCCGCGCCGATGACGAACGCGACGGCGAGCTCCACCAGGTTGCCGCGCATCACGAAGTCCTTGAAACCCTTGAGCATGACTGTCTCCTCCGAGAAGGCCGAGGGGCTGGCTGGTGCGGACAGGCAGCACGCTAGCGGGTCAGCACCACCGACAGGAATGCCGTGACCGAGGCCTGTGCGACGGTTGGGGCGGTGAGGTCCGGAACGCCGAGCACGACGAGCGCGCCCGAGGTGAGGCCGGGGGACTCCGGCCCGGCCCGCGGGATCGCCAGCACCGGTGCGTCCCGCCCCACGAGGCGTGCCGCCGAGTCGGACTGCGGGTCCGCCGCGAGCAGGTCGACGCGGTCCCCGACCCGCAGCAGGCGTACGGCGGCCGGGTCGCCGATCCGCACCGGGACCGCGACCAGCCCCGGGTAGCCGGCGAGCAGCGACCGGGTCACCAGCCGGGCGTCGGTGACCGCCTCGCCCGCGCGCACCGGCCCGGTCGTCGTACGCCCGACGGCTGCCGCGGCCGGGAGCACGCCCGCGGGCACGCTGCCCGGGTCGAACGGGGTCCGGACCAGGTCACCGGACCGCACCACCGTGCCGGCAGGGAGGTCGCGCGCCGCGGTCAGCACGAGGGTGCGGGGCGGGGGAGGCGCCGCGTTGGCCTGCAGGGCCGCGGCCACCGCGACCGCCGCGCACAGCGCCGTGAGGGGACGGCGGTGGGTGAGCGCGACGCGACGCAGGCGGCGCAACGAGGCCGGGAGACGGGGCATCGACCCAGGCTAGGAGCCCCGCCGGGACCGCGTCGGCCGTCGTCCACAGGGCCCGGGTCGGGTGGGACCGAGGGGTCAGGCGGCGCTGGGGGAGTTGCTGGACGAGGTCGCGGCGGACGTGTCCGACGACTTCTTCGACGACGAGCCGGCCGGGCTCGACTTCTCCGAGGACTTCTCCGATGCGGTGGAGGAGGACGAGTCGCCGCTGCTGCCGGAGTGGTCCGAGGTCGCGGGAGACTTCGGCGCGGAGCCGTTGCCGGCGGACTTGCCGTCGGTGCGGCTGTCGTTGCGGTAGAAGCCGGACCCCTTGAACACCACACCGACGGCGTTGAACACCTTGCGCAGGCGACCCTCGCAGACGGGGCACACGGTGAGTGCGTCGTCGGTGAAGCTCTGGAACTGCTCGAACGAGTGGGTGCACTCGGTGCAGGCGTACTGGTAGGTGGGCACGGGTCCTCCACGGGATGCTCATACGTCGTCCCCGGGGGTCTCGACTGGCACTCCGGGGACTCGACTGCCAAGTATCGCAACGTCGGGACGATTCACAAACTTCCCGGCCGTGCCGCGTGGGGGCGCGGCGGGAGCGGGGGACCGCAACAGGCACAATTGCCGCCGTGCCCGACACCCCCGCAGCGACGCCCGCTCCCTCCTCGACGGCGGCGCCGCGACGTGGCTTCCGGGCCTGGCCGCGCTGGAGCCGCTGGTCGGCGTACGGCGTCCTGGCGGTCGTCCTGCTCCTGGTGGCCGCGCTCGTCGCGGGCGTCGTGGTGGTCCGCCAGTCCTTCCCGCAGACCTCCGGCGACCTGTCGCTGCAGGGCCTGGACGGCACCGTCAAGGTGCTCCGCGACGACCACGGCATCCCGCAGGTCTACGCCGGGACCAGCCACGACCTGTTCTACGCGCAGGGGTTCGTGCAGGCCCAGGACCGGTTCTTCGAGATGGACGTCCGCCGGCACACGACCGCCGGACGGCTCTCGGAGATGTTCGGCGAGGCCACCCTCGAGACGGACAAGACGATCCGGACCATGGGGTGGCGCCGGGTCGCGGAGCAGGAGCTGTCCCGGCTCCAGCCGGCGACGCTGGCCTACCTGCAGGCCTACAGCAACGGCGTGAACGCCTACCTGCACCGGCACTCGCCCTCGGAGATCTCGCTGGAGTACACCGTGCTCGGGCTGAAGAACTCCGACTACCAGATCGAGGACTGGACGCCGGCGGACTCCGTCGCGTGGCTCAAGGCGATGGCGTGGGACCTGCGCGGCAACATGGACGACGAGATCGAGCGCGGCCTGATGTCGGCGACCCGGACGCCGGCGGAGATCGCCGAGCTGTTCCCGCCCTACCCCTACGACCGGCACCGCCCGATCGTCGACCAGGGCGCGGTCGTGGACAAGGTGTTCGAGCAGGACGCCACCCGCGGCGGCACTCGCAAGCCGTCCCGCCCACCCGTCTCGAGGGCGGCCGAGGGCGCCCTGGAGCGGGTGCACCGGGCGGTGCGCGACCTGCCGGCCCTGCTCGGCAAGGGCGACGGGCTCGGCTCGAACGCGTGGGTCGTGGACGGCGACCACTCCACGACCGGCGAGCCGATCCTGGCCAACGACCCGCACCTCGGGGTCTCGATGCCGGGCATCTGGTACCAGATGGGCCTGCACTGCACGACGCTCACCGACGACTGCCCCTTCGACGTCTCCGGGTTCACCTTCTCCGGCCTGCCGGGCGTGGTCATCGGCCACAACCAGCAGGTCGCCTGGGGCTTCACC
It encodes:
- a CDS encoding STAS/SEC14 domain-containing protein → MIRLLSHMPAGVLGLEAVDDVEKEDYENVVVPAIEAAVAEHGKVRLVYVLGPEFDDYEGEAVWEDLKLGARHPTAFERMAVVTDARWAGPAIKVLSLLWPGQARAFPFADLEAAKRWAAEDAG
- a CDS encoding DUF7144 family membrane protein, with amino-acid sequence MASTDDDILARSGLAHGVSLFGGIILATAGLFQFFEGVSAVRKDKVYASTPQYVYEFDLTVWGWFHLVVGALAVATGIAIVAGQSWAFFTGIFLAALSALTQFLFMPYYPLWALTIIAVDVAVIWALCRRLREDWANP
- a CDS encoding VOC family protein, which codes for MSASLLAVVVDCAEPGRQAGFWSQVLSYEVVERNTEEFLVRDPAGLAAPLYFMKVPEPRTQKNRLHLDVVTDGPLTDEVDRLTGLGARLVEFRQDPDTLANPDTWAVLEDPEGLVFCASSSSTLTGWD
- a CDS encoding phosphatase PAP2 family protein; translated protein: MLCAAVVGVGRLLTGPLAGSVGVRENDLARWFADQRTPTLDTVAEVGTFLGDTLAGIVALLLLGVGFSLWRRTWVPFAFVAVGYGGLLGVYLVATQLDPRDRPPVEILDKGLVPDHSFPSGHTMTSTAVVWTLLLLLWTFTRVSRPATLLLALVPVLTMAARMYQGAHHLTDVLTALLLALVWLSAVTLLLFRPRVQASGTGFRARVRGGSMA
- the mscL gene encoding large conductance mechanosensitive channel protein MscL: MLKGFKDFVMRGNLVELAVAFVIGAAFATVVTATVALIMDLVGKVGGTPDFSSYSPGGISIGAWLTAVISFLIMAAVVYFLVVTPYNKLQERMSRGEEPTPPAPDIALLTEIRDLLAGRAGSTNVRGGGGLS
- a CDS encoding SAF domain-containing protein, translating into MPRLPASLRRLRRVALTHRRPLTALCAAVAVAAALQANAAPPPPRTLVLTAARDLPAGTVVRSGDLVRTPFDPGSVPAGVLPAAAAVGRTTTGPVRAGEAVTDARLVTRSLLAGYPGLVAVPVRIGDPAAVRLLRVGDRVDLLAADPQSDSAARLVGRDAPVLAIPRAGPESPGLTSGALVVLGVPDLTAPTVAQASVTAFLSVVLTR
- a CDS encoding FmdB family zinc ribbon protein, translated to MPTYQYACTECTHSFEQFQSFTDDALTVCPVCEGRLRKVFNAVGVVFKGSGFYRNDSRTDGKSAGNGSAPKSPATSDHSGSSGDSSSSTASEKSSEKSSPAGSSSKKSSDTSAATSSSNSPSAA